GAAGATATGGAGTTGCAAATATTGATAGAGGGCCTTATCCGACCTATTATTGACTTTTTCGACCTCACCACTTAATCCATCAGGAAACCTCTTGTCCATGTCTACTTACAGAGGAGTGATTTCTGACCAACACTTTTAATACCCCAGGTAAAGAAATGTTGACCACGTGGCGTGGAGGTTGGATCGACAGCCCCCAATAGGGCCGAATCAACTCCAAGCGTACCACCAAAAGTCAAATAAGTTTGATCATGTCCGACGATATTACAACTGAGCGGGCAGAAATGTTCCCGCTTGAGATCAGGCAGGCGGTTGGAGCGTTTGAAAAGGAGAATGCGAAGGCCGTGATAGCCACATTACTGGAAGAGGGGCCTAAATCATTTACAGAACTCAAAGATGAGCTTGAACTGTACTCTCAGCAACTCACCAACGCGCTTGATCCCCTCAAGACCAGTGGAATGATCAGAAAGCGGGCTGCAGATGCCGATGAAGATGAGTACGAGGCTTACTACGAAATCAGCGAATTTGGATCACGGTTCGTCCATTGCCTCTTTGAGTCGCTCGGTTCCGTCGATTCCTTCGACATGAAGGGAGAGCCATACGAAAAGGTGGAAAACTACCAAGACAGACGGACTGGTGAAGACCTCATCGTAGAGGGGTATCACCTTCGTCCGGTTTCAGATACAGAATCTGAGGAAGCGCCTCTACCAAAATGATCTCTAGTCTTGAACTCCCAGAGTACTATATTACATCAGTAAACATTGATATCTCACCAGAATTGGGCCAAACAATTCAGGGACAAGTATCTAGCCAGTTCGAGGTAACCAACCCAGAGCTTATCGAAGAACCCGACGGGTTAACCTGTGAAGCTAAATTGGAATTAGACCTGTACCAGGAAGGAGATGCACCATGGCAAGTCTCTGAGTCGGAAACACCCGAAGAATTTGGCCGTATAGAGGCTAATACATATATATTCATTCCGGGAGAACATGACAATTTCAAGCCGAATTATCAGAGATGGGAAGACGGGTCATATTATGATGTGGACTCAGAGTTCAGGCAACATCTAGAGTCCGGCGTCCTACATCGTATAATAACACCAATTGGCGACCTTGTCGGGAACTCGTTCAACGGTGTTGTTCCTCGAATGGGTATGACTCCATCAGTTCTAGAAGACATGGAATAGATTCTGAAATTATGATCTCAAGGAATGTCTCACTCAGGTCTTAAAATTGATATGGCTTCAGTAAAACTGGAGGAGGAAGCCACCGAACGATGGGGAGACGAGTGGTCAATCTTCATCCGCCGATGGGCGAACGGGGGTGCGCAGATCATTGCCGAGCACGTTGAGGGGCTGACCGCGGAAGGCTACCAGAAGAAGCATCGGTTAATGAAGGGACCGGAGGGCGATCTCGGTCACGACGTCGTCCTGGTCGAGCAACGGGAGATCGTCAGCCAGGAGGTGCTCGAATACCCGGATGGCGTCGACGAAAAATCAGGATGAGCAAGAGAGACGCGGTGAACCTCCGCTTCAACCTCTCACGGGTGCGTCTGAAACCATTGAACGCATTTGACGTTTGGCCGTGATTCTCTGTTCGAGCCGATCAGTAGTTCAGATCTGCACGCAAGTCGACTCGACTACATAATAACATATTTTTGATATAAAAATATAAATACCAATTTGTGATTTGGTGTCATGGAATGCGACTACAACCCAACCACCAGATACGGAGGAACGAGCGATGACTGGGCTGACGCGTCGTGAAACGCTAAAATCGATTGGCGCGGCGTCGGGTCTTGCACTGGGCGGATCCGCGACCGGGGTGCTGACCGGTGAATCAGATAAGAGTGGTACAGCCTCGCTCAGTCGTCCCGACACACAGTTCGTAGGAACGTGGACAGCAAGCCCGCAGACACCGTACTCAAGTGGCATCTCCAATCAGGGGTTCGAGAATCAGACACTCCGGATGATGACTCGAACGAGTGTGGGCGGCCAAGGCGTCCGCATTCGGCTGGCGAACACGTTTGGTGATGGCTCGGTCACGTTTGACCGCGTTTCAGTGGGCCTGCGAGCAGCCGACAGGAGTGCGGCGGTCGAATCTGGGACACTTCGGCAACTCACATTCGGTGGCGACACCGATGTCACACTGACTCCTGGAGGCCGTGTACTGAGCGACGCTGTCGACCTACAGGTCCCATCAGAGCAAGACCTCGTCGTGAATCTCTACACTGCCGGGGCAACCGGACCGACGACGTGGCACGCACTTCCGACGAAAACGTCGTACATCTCGACGGGCGGCGATTACACCGATACGACGGATGCTGATCCGTTCACGACAGAGACCACGCATTGGTTCTACCTCGACGGTGTCGAGGTGATCTCGCCGGACACGGTTGGCACGATAGCCTGTCTCGGCAATTCGATCACCGACGGCTTTGCCTCGACCGTTGACGCCAATGCCGCCTATCCCGACTTCCTTGCAGAACGGGTTAACGACCGTCAGAGCCTACGGAAATCGGTACTGAATGCCGGCATCTCCGGCAACCGCGTACTCAATGACTCGGCCTGCTGTGGCGTCAATGCACTCGCTCGATTCGACCGAGATGTCCTCGCCCAGACCGGGGTAACTGACGTCATCGTCTTGGAGGGCATCAATGACATCGGCTTTGAGAAACTCGGTCCTGAAGAACCCAGTGTGACGGCAGAACAGATCATCGATGGGTATCAGCAACTCATCCGTCGCGCCCACGCGAAGGGGGTTCGCATTATCGGTGGAACGCTGACACCGTTCAAAGGAGCGGGGTACTATTACCCAGAGGGCGAGCAGAAGCGCCAACAGGTCAACGAATTCATCCGAACAAGTGGTGAATTCGACGGTGTCGTCGACTTCGACAAGGCGATTCGCGATCCCGACGACCCCAAGCAAATCCTTCCGAAGTACGATAGCGGTGACAAACTTCACCCGAACGACGCCGGCTACGAGGCGATGGCAGAAGCAGTTGATCTCACATTGTTCCAGGCCCGTGGGTAGGGCCAATAGAGGTCATCGACTCCAATCCCATCTTTACGCGACACGACTCTGCTGAGACCCTCAGCGATTGATACAAACGGGGTGCTGAATACAGAGGGTGTGCTCAGCAGTCGACCTTCCATCAGCGTGCCATCACCGAAACAGTCGTTAGATGAATTTGCTGAGTTGAACACACAGTGTAGCGAGTGCTTGACCCTCTACATGAACCAAGTCGACTCATCTCGGAACTTCTCAATTAGGTCGGGGACTACGTCTTCCCCGATATTTTCGTCCAAAAGGGCCTGGAGGCCGCCTCCGGACTCATATCGTTCCGCCATCTGTTCGAACTCTCCCTCATCATAGACTGCTCTCGGGGCATCAGGCAGACCTCCCATCATGTCTCCGTTCTGTTTTACGTATAGCAAGTCCGACGCAAACTCAAACGTGCTGAACGCGTGTTTGTACCGACGGTTATCCGGGATTACATCCTGAAGCGGCTCGCGAAGGTTATCTTCCAGCCTCAATTTCAAGCGTGATTGGTTGAGACTAATTCCACGACCCAGATACGCACAAAGTTTAGTCGGGTGGAGTTCCAATGAAGCAGGGTGGCTAATTTGTGAAAACGGCACCTCGATGTTGACGAACCGCTGCACCAGGTCCCAGTTCTCGGCCTCGACAGCAGCAATCCCTACCCCGTAAAACACCCGACTCGCGGGGTAATGCTTCAAATAGTTGAATGCGTCATTGCGACTTGAGGGCCTCGGTGGGGAACTCAGTCTACCGACCGCTCGTAGAACGTCTCGGGCAACCGGGTTATCGACTTCATTCTCCCAATACGCAGAGATCGACGTCGCAATGACTAACTTCTCGACCTGTTGTTCGTACGTCTCCACCCGCTGCTCAACGTTCTCATCGTTTACGTCCTCGTTCAGCGGTAGCGCGGAGTAGTCGAATACCTCGCCATATACACGCTCTGTTTCCTCTTTCATCAGTTCAGAGAGGTCGATTCTCCGGTCATTCCGAGGCAGATACTGCTTCGTACGTTCTCGGATGACATCCCTGGTCAGCGGAGCGCCATCCTCTGCTTTCTCTAGCGCCCTCACGTTCTCTTTGAGATCGGAGAAGAACTGGCTCGCCCCTTCTATCTCTAACCTGAACCCCTTGCGATGTTCGATAATCTCCTCTGCGAGGTCGGATACTTCACTCCGGTGGGTCCAGTAGGTGGAGTAGCGCCTGTCTGTGCTCGAAAGAATCGCTTCTCGGAGTGCCTGGTCGGTATCACCGGACCAGCCACAGATAATGAGGCCATAATCGTTTAGAACCTCGTCGATGAGTGCCAGCATCGGTTCATCGTAGGACGAAAGTTCCTCTGTCGTGTTCTTGAGGTTCGTCTCCTTGTAATCGCCGTGAATCTTCAGCAAGACTGGGCCAACGTGGGCAAGAGGCTCGGCTCCATCGGCGGCCTCCGTCGTCGAGATCACAGTTGGCTCTACACCGATATCTCGGAGGGCGCTCTCCAAGAGGTTGTCAAAGTTCGTGGTCAGCACGACCCTGATGTACCCCTTCTTCATCAGCCACGCGATACTCTTGTGAGCATCCGTAGGAGTCTTCACTCCATTTTCCCGTTCTTCGTCCGTCGGTTCGAAGTATCGTTCCAGTAGAGCGCGGCGCTCTGGTTGCGTATCAGCCAGTGCCTCTATGAGCTCATCGTACCGCGCTGGCTGTCCGAACTCATCTTCGTACCACTCGAACGGGTCTTCTGGTTCGACTCCTTCTATCTCAGCCACTTTCTTGATCAGGTCTTCGACCACTCCCCACCCGGTCGGAATCTCAGCAGCCTTCGAGACGCCTGAACCCAACAGCAGGGCGTAGACACCTCTGTTGTTCCGCACCGAGAACGTCAACGCCATCTCCTTGTCTACCATTTTCATGAAATCTGTAGGCCATCCTTTTATACTTGAGTTGAATCAGCACAACCTCGTACGATGAGTTTGGTGCGGAACTTACTCACAGGGTGGCCGGGACTGAACTAACCGATCAGCAGAGCCTCTGTGTCTAGCATCCTGTCTCTTCGCCAATCGGCGAATGGTCAATGACTGGTTTGCGCTCTGTATTCAGCATTACTTCGATAAACTATCACCGAACAAGGTTTTCTACAGGGCCAAATCAGCTACTTTGCGGACTTGGTGGGCAGCGGAAACCGTAGCGAACCTTTTCTGTCGCATACCAAGCGGCACCAAACACCGCACCAAAGACGTGGACTTCAATAGCAGTCCCAGATGTGAGCGGTCCAAGAGCGCCAACACTCCAGAGGACGAACACAACAGAGAATGTGAAATCGAGGATGTTCTTTATCAAACGAACACTAGAATCAAACAACCTCTCGAACGCTCCCAGAGCGATCATCATTCCCAGTCCGGTCGTGATACCGCTGATTCCTGCACCAGGAACTTGGAAGAAGAGCGCAGCAGCTACGTTCACACCGATTCCGAGAACGGCAGCTACGCCGAGAATAAATCGGGCGTCATCTACTCGATTCTCGACCCACCATCCCGTGAGAAGGAAGAAAGTGAGATTTTCTATGAAATGTGCATGCGTAGAATGGAACAACCACGTGAATACGATGGATCCATCACCGACAGTGTTTTTCACCATCGTCGCAGTCTGATATCCGGCGTCTTTCGACAGACTCCCATCTATGAGCAGTTGCCCAGAGTATACCACTGCGAATATAATGCCGAATGCGACCGTTAGAGTCGGCCAGTACTTTATTTCTCTCTGCATATTATTCTCAACTGTACACACAATAACATAGACTTGTTTGAAATATATAACGATGGGGTGCAAACCGAAAGTGATGGCGATGGCTCTTAATGTGGCTACGGACACCTAACCGACATTTCAATCATCTTCCGTAGCACGGGCGTCCTGTATTCAGCACGACGCCCAGAACCGATCACTGATTGAGGAGTACAACAAGGTCGTTTGTCTCAATATCGTCATTGCAGAATCCCACGAGGCGGTTGTCGAAACCGGATCCGACGATGATCGTCTCAGGGGTCGTATCTACAGTCTCGCGATCTCGGAATTGTGGTATTCCAGATATCGTTTTGAGAGTTCGTGATCAGAGTGCACAGTTAATTTTCTCCCATCGAGATTACTCTCATAGGCGTGGCTGAGAGTCATGGTATCTGGATCAACCTCAATCATCCCGTAGTCAAAATCCGCGTGGTGGTTCGGACAAAGAACCAGAATATTTTCTTCAGAATCGGGGCCTGGATCTGAATTGCCAAGCGGTTTGACATGATGGACTTCCGCATATCGGTCTATAGAGGACCGTTTTCGGTGATCACCGCAGACCTGACACTCGTAATCGTACCGGTCTTTGAGATTTTTTGCTAACGTTGTATTTCTGATGATGCGGCTAACAGTTGTCTCAATTCGATCAGGTGGCCGCAAATCTGCGGACTTTTCTTCTCGATCTACTCCGCCACTTTTCGACTCAGATGGACTGGTATCACGGTCTGCCGAAGAAGCATCTGCATCCTCAGATGGATCTGAAGAGCCAGATTCTGGAATATAGCGATCAAGGAACGATCTAACACTCCCGAACTCGGTTCTGAGCCGGCTGTGTGCAGTATCAGATGGGCGCATGAAACTCAGCGGATAATCCATATCGTATCCAAGGGCATCATGGAGGTCATCAGCAGGGAGATCTACTTTCGTTACCTCTTGGAGAAAGAACATGTGTAACCATGGATCTTCGATATCTTCGACTGTTCTGCCTTCATCGTATGGGGCCCAGATGTTCCGGGCAAGTTCCTCATCTGTATACGTTCTATCAATGATCCCACAATGCGTGTAGACACCGGATTTGGTGTAAAAAAGAACGATATCTTCTTTCTCCATCTGAGCCCAAGTCGATTCGTTAGAACTTATCGCTCCCCAGACGGAGATAGATTCGTCGTACCCAATGTCCTCGATCGACGGATAAGTCTCAGGGGAGACTCCTTCTAAGACTGTCTCTCTAAAATACTGAATTGTAGTTTCTTTATGCTCTCGACTGCATGGGGCGATGAAGAGGTCGGGATCTGTAGACATCTTCTATCATGTAGAGTATATGGAATAATATAATACCACTGGTAGGATAATGAGTGTGGGGAACAAACTAAGACGCTCATTCCTGACTCTGCTGAACTCTTGGGATTTGATAGAGCGGTTGTGCTGAATACAGAAAATAGGCTACTCATGGCTGTTTCTGAGCGTCTACGCTGAACCAGCCTGTCCAGATGAAGTTTTATTATCATCTAATATGAATATTTGACCCATGGTATCACACGATTCCATATTGGAGTACGAGACGGACGATCGGAAGCCACTTGATAGCAGTCGCGAACGTACATTCCATCAAGGCTGGCAAGATGCACTAGAGAACGGTCCATACAGCGAGGGTACATTCAACACGCTAAGCTGGCAAAACCTTGGCAACCGCCTAGGCTGTCTTTTTGGAGACGTCCCTGACGAAATGCGAGACGAACTTATGTTTTGGGCAGAGAGGCAGCGTCGGCTTGATTAACAAGCAATCGACAGATACGCGGTCTGTGTCGACCGACCAGATAGTCTTTGACTTAACACCAGCAGAATTCACAGGTCTGCATGTCTCGACAAGCGACTTGATAACGGTGTCTCATACACGATCGCTGGCCGCGTCGACCGTTGACCGGATCTGCTCAATCGAATCCTCGGCGCGCTTGCGCGATCCCAGCCGCAACGAGAGCCGCTCCGGCGTGATCTCTAGATCGTAGACACTCATTGCTTCGCCGGCGACCCCGTCGACGTTGATCGCCTCCAGGAGGCCGTCGACGTGTTCGGCGGCCGGGATCTCGACGTCGGCCTCCCAGCGCGGCGTCGAGGCCGTATCGACGATTAATTTCGCAGCGAGCTCACACCCGCGCTCGGTCGTCAGCCCGTTGATCGTCTCCGTGCGATCGTGGCGTGGGTCGCCGGCGTAGGCGTCGTCCTCGTAGGTCCCCGTGATCTTGAAGTCGTACTCGACCTCGAGGGTTTGGCCGTCGGCGATCTCGCCGCCCGACTGGACCGTAATCTCGCCGGTCGAGTTACTGATCGTGTAGTCCCGGAGGTACTGGTAGTTCTCACCCGTCGACGCATCGCGCACCGTCTCAGTTCCGGGGACGAGGTTACTCTGCTCGAGGGCAACCGGCGTATCGTGGACGGCGTCGATCGTCTCGCGCGTCGTCCGCCCGCCGCCCTTGATCGTCGCCCGAAGCGTCTTTTCGCCGCGCTTCGTGACGCTGTAGGAGGCGAGATCGAGGTCCTGCGTGCTCGCACGCTGGCCGGCCTGGGCCCAGTGGACCTCGGTCGTCTCGCCGTTCTGCCGGACCTCGAACAGCGAGTCGGATCGGTCGGCGACGTCGACGAGGGTGTCGAGCAGGTCCTCGTCCCAACTGTCGTTGAGGATCAGCGGCGTGTCGTCGCCGTCGAACGTGATCTCGTAGTCGTCGATCCGCTGGGCGTCGTAGCCGTCGCGTGGCGTATCCGAGTCTCGAGTGCCGTCCGGCGAGTACGCGCCGGCCGTCAGCCGGATCCGGACCGTCGAGGAGAGGTCGGAAAAGTCGGCCGTGAGACTCGTCGTGTTCGAGGCTTCGGTCCACGTCAGCCCGTTGTCGTTCGAGAGGGCGATCGCCTGCGGCCCGCTGGTGTCGGTCCACGTCGAGGCCACGTAGCCGACGTCGATCGAGTAGATCGTCTCGGCGTCGGACGACGTGATCGTCGTTCCGCGAGGCGGGTACAACGCCGGCACGTTCGCCTGGTCGCTCGTCGTGTCGACGGAACTGTAGAAGTCGGGGCCGCTCCGCGATTGATCGTAGAACCGCTTGTCGTAGAGCATGATCGCCCCGACGTACGTCTCGGAATTGCTCTGCAGGCACTCCAGCCGGATGTAGTAGTTCGTGTCGGCGTCGAGGTCGCCGCCGTCCCACGTCGTCCCGAAACTCGTGTCGTCGAAGTCGATGTACGGCCCGAACGACTGACTGCCCGCCTGCCACTCGATCCGGCCGACCTCCGAGTCGTCCGAAGCGTCCATGACGATCGTCGCCATGTCGTTCGGATCCGAATCGCCACCCCAGCGGATCGCGAAGCCAACGCTGTCGCTCGGAATCGTGTACTCCGGCGAGAAATCGTGAAACTCGATATATTCACCAGAAGAATTGAACATCCGGGCGGCGTCGTCGATGTACCCCTCGATCGTGTTGGGGGACGAGATCCCGCTATAGTCGGGGAAGTCCGACCGTTGAGCGAACTCGTAGTAGCAGGTCTGCGCAGGCCGGATCCCGCCGCTGTCGGTCACCCACGGCTCAGTGCTGGCGGGCGCGAGCTCGTCGACGAACTCGACCTCGGTGTCGACCGACCGCAGGAGTTCGCCCGTCACCGAGTCGACGTCGGGCATGTCGACGACCGTCGCGTAGTCCGTCTCGGTCGTGATGAGGTCGTCGGCGAGCGTGTGCGCCGCCTCCTGGATGACGTCGCGCTGGACGCGGCGCTCGAGTTGCGTCCCACCGATCCCGACGAGTTCCGACTTGCCCGGTTCGATGACGACGTCCTCGAGCTCGTCGATCGGCTGGCGATCGCCGTCGCGGAACACGCGCATCGCAGCGCCCTCGTAGTCCTGAAGGGTGTAGGCCTCGTCTCGGGGGACCGGGACGCGCACCCGCGGGAGGTCGTTGACCCGCGGTTCGAACCGGACGTCGTCGAGGATCTGCGGCCGGACGATCCGCCCGGACGGCAGATCGATCTCGACGTGCCAGCCCTGCGGCCCGGCCGGGGACTGGGCGAGGCCGGCGCTATCCGGAGTGAGCGTGGCTGTCCCGTCAGCCACGACGTACTGCGTCTGAGCGCGGATCGTGTAGGTGTAGTCCTGGTTGGGGACGATCGCGAGGAACTCACCATCGTAGTACTCGGTCGTCGTGTCGCTGACTGTCGCGAGCAGTTCGCCGTCATCGGGATCATCGTAGACGCGATCGCGCTTGCCGTCGAGGCGATCGCGCCAGATCTGGTACGACCCATCGAACGTCGAGTTGTCGTTCCACCCGACACGGAGGCTGAACTGCTTGATGTCGGGATCGCCGGTCACCCACGTCGGCGAGCCGTTAATCGTAGCGTCGTTGCTGTTCGACGAGAGGTCGTCAGAGGTCGTCCCGGAGCCCTCGTTGAAGACGTGTGCGGCGATCAATCCGTCCTCGGGTAGCGCGCCGTTCGCCTGCGCCTCGACCTCCGCTGCCGAGAGCGGGCGGTCCCACGCCGCGACGCGGCCGAGCGTATAGTCGGCCCACCCCTCGAAGAAATACCGGAACGATTCTCCCGTATTCCAGTCGACCGACGTCCCGGGGTCGTCTTTGACACTATCGAGGTCGCCGTCGACGTACCCGAACGACTGACTCTCGCCCGGATAGTCGACGACGAGCGTCAGGGTGTGCCACTCGCCGACCTCCATCGAGGAGAACACGGCCGGTGCGTAATTGGTGTTCCCATCGGTTTTCGGGAACGTCCACCGCATGTAGTCGCTATCGCTCTGCCGGGAGAAGGCGACCGGCCCCTCTGCTGAAGTCGCATAATCCGCGATGTTAGGCCATGTCGCGGTCGCATCGTTTATCGTGTCGAGTCGTATATCGACGGAAATCGTGAGCTGTCGCGAGCTGTTCCACGCACTGACCAGCGGGTCGTTCGACGCGGTTACCTCCTCTCCACTTTCGTCGAACTGGAGGGCGTACTGCTTGAGGGTCGTGACGCCGTCCGGCGCGTGAAGCGCCGTGATCTCGTTGGCCGTGTGGTAGGTGCCAGTGACGTCAGTCGTCTCGGTCCTGATCCGGACGTCGTACTTCTCGCCGTCGAGAACGCCCGTGATGTTGTACTCGAGCGGATCGGCGTTGTACGCGACGGTCACCTCGTTGCTGTACGACGAATTGACCGATCGCTTCCACTGGACCCGGTATTGCCCGGCGTTGAGGCCGGCGTCGAAGTTCTGGGCGAGCAGTTCGCCCTGGACCGAACCGTCGAGCGTGAAGCCGGTGACGTCCGGCAGCGTCGTCGTCCCGCTGGCCTCGTTCGAGGTGTCGGTAATCTCGTTCCCGTCGGGGTCGTCCTTGTAGGTCTCGATCAGGTAGAAATAGTCCGTCCCGTTGTCGAGGCCAGTGTCCGTGTACGACTCGGTCCCCTGCGGGACGTCGTCGACGAGCGTGTCGGACGTCGTCACTCCCGACGACGTCGACCGGTAGATACGGTGCCCCTCTGCGGTGGAGTCGGGTTCGGTCCACGAGAGGTCGGCCTCGGTATCGCGAGTCGCGTCGACCGAGAGGTCGGTCGGCGCGTCGATCGAGATTTCGTACTCGACGTACACGACGCCGTCGGTGCTCCCGCTCGATCCTGCGCCGGTCGTCGTCGTCGCCGAGTTGAGCTCGTCGATGTACGACGACCCGCCACCGCCTCCGTAATTGTTACCACCGCCACCGCCTCCATAGTACCCGCCACCTCCACCGCCGGCACCGTCGTCGCCGCCATCGTCCGAATCACCGCCGACGCCG
The nucleotide sequence above comes from Halosolutus halophilus. Encoded proteins:
- a CDS encoding SGNH/GDSL hydrolase family protein, coding for MTGLTRRETLKSIGAASGLALGGSATGVLTGESDKSGTASLSRPDTQFVGTWTASPQTPYSSGISNQGFENQTLRMMTRTSVGGQGVRIRLANTFGDGSVTFDRVSVGLRAADRSAAVESGTLRQLTFGGDTDVTLTPGGRVLSDAVDLQVPSEQDLVVNLYTAGATGPTTWHALPTKTSYISTGGDYTDTTDADPFTTETTHWFYLDGVEVISPDTVGTIACLGNSITDGFASTVDANAAYPDFLAERVNDRQSLRKSVLNAGISGNRVLNDSACCGVNALARFDRDVLAQTGVTDVIVLEGINDIGFEKLGPEEPSVTAEQIIDGYQQLIRRAHAKGVRIIGGTLTPFKGAGYYYPEGEQKRQQVNEFIRTSGEFDGVVDFDKAIRDPDDPKQILPKYDSGDKLHPNDAGYEAMAEAVDLTLFQARG
- a CDS encoding SIR2 family protein, encoding MVDKEMALTFSVRNNRGVYALLLGSGVSKAAEIPTGWGVVEDLIKKVAEIEGVEPEDPFEWYEDEFGQPARYDELIEALADTQPERRALLERYFEPTDEERENGVKTPTDAHKSIAWLMKKGYIRVVLTTNFDNLLESALRDIGVEPTVISTTEAADGAEPLAHVGPVLLKIHGDYKETNLKNTTEELSSYDEPMLALIDEVLNDYGLIICGWSGDTDQALREAILSSTDRRYSTYWTHRSEVSDLAEEIIEHRKGFRLEIEGASQFFSDLKENVRALEKAEDGAPLTRDVIRERTKQYLPRNDRRIDLSELMKEETERVYGEVFDYSALPLNEDVNDENVEQRVETYEQQVEKLVIATSISAYWENEVDNPVARDVLRAVGRLSSPPRPSSRNDAFNYLKHYPASRVFYGVGIAAVEAENWDLVQRFVNIEVPFSQISHPASLELHPTKLCAYLGRGISLNQSRLKLRLEDNLREPLQDVIPDNRRYKHAFSTFEFASDLLYVKQNGDMMGGLPDAPRAVYDEGEFEQMAERYESGGGLQALLDENIGEDVVPDLIEKFRDESTWFM
- a CDS encoding rhomboid family intramembrane serine protease, whose translation is MCTVENNMQREIKYWPTLTVAFGIIFAVVYSGQLLIDGSLSKDAGYQTATMVKNTVGDGSIVFTWLFHSTHAHFIENLTFFLLTGWWVENRVDDARFILGVAAVLGIGVNVAAALFFQVPGAGISGITTGLGMMIALGAFERLFDSSVRLIKNILDFTFSVVFVLWSVGALGPLTSGTAIEVHVFGAVFGAAWYATEKVRYGFRCPPSPQSS
- a CDS encoding HNH endonuclease; the protein is MSTDPDLFIAPCSREHKETTIQYFRETVLEGVSPETYPSIEDIGYDESISVWGAISSNESTWAQMEKEDIVLFYTKSGVYTHCGIIDRTYTDEELARNIWAPYDEGRTVEDIEDPWLHMFFLQEVTKVDLPADDLHDALGYDMDYPLSFMRPSDTAHSRLRTEFGSVRSFLDRYIPESGSSDPSEDADASSADRDTSPSESKSGGVDREEKSADLRPPDRIETTVSRIIRNTTLAKNLKDRYDYECQVCGDHRKRSSIDRYAEVHHVKPLGNSDPGPDSEENILVLCPNHHADFDYGMIEVDPDTMTLSHAYESNLDGRKLTVHSDHELSKRYLEYHNSEIARL
- a CDS encoding glycine-rich protein produces the protein MTSQTYTNTYDTSGSYTLDIPSEATNIWVELSGAGAVENGGNGGYAEGYIPDAVAQGQTLNIEVGGYGEEPGTGNHGGGGYNGGGAGYSNEFDSYEDGSGGGGASDIRIGGTTLSDRVAVAGGGGGGTADASYSGGDGGGLQGEDADWAGSDGGYGGTQTSGGDAGADLGPSSGSLGVGGDSDDGGDDGAGGGGGGYYGGGGGGNNYGGGGGSSYIDELNSATTTTGAGSSGSTDGVVYVEYEISIDAPTDLSVDATRDTEADLSWTEPDSTAEGHRIYRSTSSGVTTSDTLVDDVPQGTESYTDTGLDNGTDYFYLIETYKDDPDGNEITDTSNEASGTTTLPDVTGFTLDGSVQGELLAQNFDAGLNAGQYRVQWKRSVNSSYSNEVTVAYNADPLEYNITGVLDGEKYDVRIRTETTDVTGTYHTANEITALHAPDGVTTLKQYALQFDESGEEVTASNDPLVSAWNSSRQLTISVDIRLDTINDATATWPNIADYATSAEGPVAFSRQSDSDYMRWTFPKTDGNTNYAPAVFSSMEVGEWHTLTLVVDYPGESQSFGYVDGDLDSVKDDPGTSVDWNTGESFRYFFEGWADYTLGRVAAWDRPLSAAEVEAQANGALPEDGLIAAHVFNEGSGTTSDDLSSNSNDATINGSPTWVTGDPDIKQFSLRVGWNDNSTFDGSYQIWRDRLDGKRDRVYDDPDDGELLATVSDTTTEYYDGEFLAIVPNQDYTYTIRAQTQYVVADGTATLTPDSAGLAQSPAGPQGWHVEIDLPSGRIVRPQILDDVRFEPRVNDLPRVRVPVPRDEAYTLQDYEGAAMRVFRDGDRQPIDELEDVVIEPGKSELVGIGGTQLERRVQRDVIQEAAHTLADDLITTETDYATVVDMPDVDSVTGELLRSVDTEVEFVDELAPASTEPWVTDSGGIRPAQTCYYEFAQRSDFPDYSGISSPNTIEGYIDDAARMFNSSGEYIEFHDFSPEYTIPSDSVGFAIRWGGDSDPNDMATIVMDASDDSEVGRIEWQAGSQSFGPYIDFDDTSFGTTWDGGDLDADTNYYIRLECLQSNSETYVGAIMLYDKRFYDQSRSGPDFYSSVDTTSDQANVPALYPPRGTTITSSDAETIYSIDVGYVASTWTDTSGPQAIALSNDNGLTWTEASNTTSLTADFSDLSSTVRIRLTAGAYSPDGTRDSDTPRDGYDAQRIDDYEITFDGDDTPLILNDSWDEDLLDTLVDVADRSDSLFEVRQNGETTEVHWAQAGQRASTQDLDLASYSVTKRGEKTLRATIKGGGRTTRETIDAVHDTPVALEQSNLVPGTETVRDASTGENYQYLRDYTISNSTGEITVQSGGEIADGQTLEVEYDFKITGTYEDDAYAGDPRHDRTETINGLTTERGCELAAKLIVDTASTPRWEADVEIPAAEHVDGLLEAINVDGVAGEAMSVYDLEITPERLSLRLGSRKRAEDSIEQIRSTVDAASDRV